One stretch of Bactrocera tryoni isolate S06 unplaced genomic scaffold, CSIRO_BtryS06_freeze2 scaffold_7, whole genome shotgun sequence DNA includes these proteins:
- the LOC120781610 gene encoding uncharacterized protein LOC120781610, translating to MERCQLIKLFCIEMQKLCLLIWWKRLQNRKGRGGSCGVRKMLLKRPKEGHFTLLIPKIRLNDVETFINFHRMDPNSFDELLHILGPSMRNTPNKSEEEITQAERLALTLRYLASGDSMKSIGFYGIRIGASTTSNIIRETCELIWKKLQFVFPAPSEEVWANVADDFFFEVGVSQLPRSNRRETCCCTGVSEPQFADIQL from the exons ATGGAGAGATGTCAGCTAATTAAACTCTTCTGCATAGAAATGCAAAAGCTGTGCTTGCTAATTTGGTGGAAAAGGTTACAAAATCGAAAAGGAAGGGGAGGAAGCTGCGGTGTGCGCAAAATGCTTTTGAAGCGGCCGAAAGAGGGGCATTTTACCCTACTTATTCCAAAAATTCGATTGAATGATGTGGAAACGTTCATAAATTTCCACCGCATGGACCCCAACAGTTTCGATGAACTTCTTCACATATTGGGCCCCAGTATGAGGAACACACCGAATAAAAGTGAGGAAGAAATAACACAAGCAGAAAGATTAGCTTTAACGCTCag ATATCTAGCAAGCGGCGATAGCATGAAATCGATTGGATTTTATGGTATCCGAATTGGTGCATCCACAACATCCAATATTATAAGGGAGACTTGTGAGCTcatatggaaaaaattgcaATTCGTTTTTCCTGCTCCTTCAGAAGAGGTTTGGGCAAATGTCGctgacgattttttttttgaagtgggGGTTTCCCAATTGCCTAGGAGCAATAGACGGGAAACATGTTGTTGTACAG GCGTTTCCGAACCACAATTCGCTGACATACAACTATAA